Proteins encoded within one genomic window of Etheostoma cragini isolate CJK2018 chromosome 21, CSU_Ecrag_1.0, whole genome shotgun sequence:
- the chad gene encoding chondroadherin encodes MRCVSWLLLGTCLLVLGPAVQGAPGQCPHQCHCHGDLQHVICDSVGLKKIPRVSEVTRLLNLQRNNLGSIPTGAFGESKGLISLHMQHCQLREIGSQAFKGLKKLVYLYLSNNDITSIKPGAFEDLTELTYLHLDGNQISDLTKGIFSPMINLFILQLNDNKLRELRPGTFAGATNLRWLHMSGNELTTLQPGSLDDVENLAILHLDRNKLSTYPLAAMSKLRVVEELTLGKNPMRTIPDFAFQSFGRYMEKLYLDNMGLEKFSDGAFTGVTAIKSLHLDNNKLKLLPKSLEFGPLTNLTLSSNPWSCTCQLSPLRRWMDSSRTRPDAVCASPPPQKGKQVRDSPAFSGCKVKSKSKKGSRL; translated from the exons ATGCGTTGTGTGAGCTGGTTGTTGCTGGGGACCTGCCTCCTGGTCCTGGGCCCCGCGGTGCAGGGAGCCCCGGGACAGTGCCCCCACCAGTGCCACTGCCACGGGGACCTCCAGCACGTCATCTGCGACAGCGTCGGGCTGAAGAAGATCCCCCGGGTGTCAGAGGTCACCCGTTTGCTGAACCTGCAGAGGAACAACCTGGGCAGCATTCCCACGGGGGCCTTCGGTGAAAGCAAGGGACTGATCTCTTTGCACATGCAGCATTGTCAGCTGCGAGAGATTGGATCCCAGGCCTTCAAGGGGCTGAAGAAGCTTGTCTACCTCTACCTGTCCAACAACGACATCACCAGCATCAAGCCCGGCGCCTTCGAGGACCTGACCGAGCTCACCTACCTCCATCTTGATGGGAACCAGATCAGCGACCTCACTAAGGGCATCTTCTCCCCCATGATCAACCTCTTTATTCTGCAGCTCAACGACAACAAGCTCCGGGAGCTCCGGCCGGGGACCTTTGCCGGTGCCACAAACTTGCGCTGGCTGCACATGAGCGGGAACGAGCTGACGACCCTGCAGCCGGGCTCTCTGGACGACGTGGAGAACCTGGCTATACTTCACCTGGACAGGAACAAGCTGTCTACCTATCCCCTCGCGGCAATGAGCAAACTACGAGTGGTGGAGGAACTCACGCTGGGGAAGAACCCCATGAGGACCATCCCAGACTTTGCCTTCCAGAGCTTTGGGCGCTACATGGAGAAACTATACCTGGACAACATGGGTCTGGAAAAG TTCTCAGATGGTGCGTTCACTGGTGTGACGGCAATCAAGTCACTGCACCTGGACAACAACAAGCTAAAGCTCCTTCCCAAAAGCCTCGAATTTGGCCCCCTCACCAACCTCACGCTCTCCAGCAATCCATGGAGCTGCACGTGCCAGCTATCTCCATTGCGCAG GTGGATGGACTCGAGCCGCACTCGTCCAGACGCAGTGTGTGCATCTCCACCTCCCCAGAAAGGAAAGCAAGTGAGAGACAGCCCCGCCTTCAGTGGCTGCAAAGTCAAGTCAAAGTCCAAAAAGGGCTCACGTCTTTGA